The following proteins come from a genomic window of Acinetobacter sp. SAAs474:
- the hcaD gene encoding 3-phenylpropionate/cinnamic acid dioxygenase ferredoxin--NAD(+) reductase subunit yields the protein MSNVETIVIVGAGQAGASAILELRANKYAGKIILIGDEKHLPYERPPLSKDVILKPAETKIEILSDEKLAALDVVTIRENAVTKINPAAKTVTLQHGDEIAYDKLLLATGGAARRLPSLDALGKHVYTLRNLEDSQALVPVLQAGQRIILVGGGVIGLELASSARFRDCQVTVIEQGSMVMGRSSPRILSEFLLAQQRLAGIDVRLDTKIIDCQLEGEEVLITLDGNEQLRADAVIYGIGIIPNAQLAIDAGLDVDFAIKVNENCQTSNPDIYAAGDVATQLRECGQYRRVETWENANLQAGIFARHVMNVEHPKANPAWFWTDQLEINYQFVGDMAATAWMIRGEMNPAHGAQSSFVLFGVTNGVIVAGITVNAAKEMRHLKKLISKQAVFEADQYLDLNQDLRKLVK from the coding sequence ATGAGCAATGTCGAAACTATCGTGATCGTAGGTGCTGGTCAAGCGGGCGCAAGTGCAATTTTAGAACTCCGTGCAAATAAATATGCCGGTAAAATTATTTTAATTGGTGATGAAAAACATTTGCCATATGAGCGTCCACCGTTATCGAAAGATGTCATTTTAAAACCTGCTGAAACTAAAATCGAGATTTTATCGGATGAAAAATTAGCAGCGTTAGATGTGGTGACCATCCGTGAAAATGCTGTGACCAAAATCAATCCTGCTGCTAAAACAGTGACATTACAACATGGTGATGAGATTGCTTATGATAAATTATTACTTGCAACAGGCGGAGCTGCACGTCGCTTACCTAGCTTAGATGCCTTGGGTAAACATGTTTACACATTACGTAATCTAGAAGACTCTCAAGCATTGGTTCCAGTATTACAAGCTGGTCAACGTATTATTCTAGTAGGCGGTGGCGTGATTGGGCTGGAACTAGCATCATCTGCACGTTTTAGAGATTGCCAAGTGACGGTGATTGAACAGGGATCGATGGTTATGGGTCGCTCATCACCACGTATTTTGAGCGAATTTTTATTGGCACAGCAACGTCTAGCGGGCATAGATGTGCGTTTAGATACCAAGATCATCGATTGCCAGCTGGAAGGTGAAGAAGTGCTTATTACCTTAGACGGTAACGAACAACTTCGTGCCGATGCTGTGATTTATGGTATTGGGATTATACCGAATGCTCAATTGGCGATTGATGCCGGTTTAGACGTTGATTTTGCAATTAAAGTCAATGAAAACTGTCAAACATCAAATCCAGATATTTATGCAGCAGGTGATGTTGCTACTCAATTACGTGAATGTGGTCAATACCGCCGGGTAGAGACTTGGGAAAATGCCAATCTACAAGCCGGTATTTTTGCTCGTCATGTTATGAATGTGGAGCATCCTAAAGCAAATCCAGCATGGTTCTGGACGGATCAGCTTGAGATTAATTACCAATTTGTTGGTGATATGGCTGCTACAGCATGGATGATACGTGGTGAAATGAATCCAGCGCATGGCGCACAGTCTTCATTTGTACTCTTTGGTGTCACCAATGGGGTGATTGTTGCAGGCATTACGGTAAATGCAGCTAAAGAAATGCGTCATTTGAAAAAACTGATTAGTAAGCAAGCTGTATTTGAAGCTGATCAGTATTTGGATCTCAACCAAGATTTGCGTAAATTAGTGAAATAA
- a CDS encoding 3-carboxyethylcatechol 2,3-dioxygenase: protein MAVKLICASHSPLMEFAAPQAQYKEQKVRETFAQLAGEVKAYDPTLIITFGPDHFNGFFYDLMPSFCVGIRATAAGDWDYGKDNNKIDVPEDTAIALVRRVLDEGVDVAYSYRMQADHGVTQPLHFLCSGQLDRYPTIPIFINGAAAPMPTTKRTVALGRAVGRFIQSLNLENERVLILGTGGLSHDPPTPQMGSVPPEVEEFLICGRNPSVEARNNRQAKVIAVGQKLAAGDQSVAVPLNPEWDRALLATFAQADFARIEAMSEADIRQEGGRGGQEVRSWMAAFAALDELGAYEMTTHCYEDISEWIAGFGIVSAELK from the coding sequence ATGGCCGTTAAACTCATTTGCGCATCGCACAGCCCTTTAATGGAATTTGCTGCTCCTCAAGCGCAATATAAAGAGCAAAAAGTACGTGAAACTTTTGCTCAACTTGCTGGCGAGGTCAAAGCTTATGACCCAACGCTGATCATTACCTTTGGTCCAGACCATTTTAATGGTTTTTTTTATGACTTGATGCCAAGTTTCTGTGTCGGTATTCGTGCTACAGCTGCGGGTGACTGGGACTATGGTAAAGACAATAATAAGATAGATGTCCCTGAAGATACCGCGATTGCATTGGTACGTCGTGTATTGGATGAAGGGGTAGATGTTGCTTATTCATATCGTATGCAGGCTGATCATGGTGTAACTCAGCCGTTACATTTTCTATGTAGCGGTCAGCTAGATCGTTATCCAACCATTCCCATTTTTATTAATGGTGCTGCTGCACCAATGCCGACGACTAAACGTACTGTGGCTTTAGGTCGTGCAGTCGGACGTTTTATCCAGTCGCTGAACCTGGAAAATGAACGTGTGTTAATTTTGGGCACAGGTGGTTTATCTCATGATCCACCGACACCACAAATGGGTTCAGTACCACCAGAAGTAGAAGAATTCTTGATTTGTGGTCGTAATCCGAGTGTGGAGGCGCGTAATAATCGTCAAGCCAAAGTGATTGCTGTAGGGCAAAAACTTGCTGCTGGCGATCAATCTGTCGCTGTACCACTTAACCCTGAATGGGATCGTGCCTTATTAGCCACATTTGCCCAAGCCGATTTTGCTCGTATCGAAGCCATGTCTGAAGCAGATATTCGTCAAGAAGGTGGCCGAGGTGGTCAAGAAGTCCGTTCTTGGATGGCTGCATTTGCTGCATTAGATGAATTAGGTGCGTATGAAATGACGACGCATTGTTATGAAGATATTAGTGAGTGGATTGCGGGCTTCGGTATCGTATCTGCTGAATTGAAATAA
- the hcaB gene encoding 3-phenylpropionate-dihydrodiol/cinnamic acid-dihydrodiol dehydrogenase — protein sequence MGWLQGEVALITGGGSGLGWALVERFLEEGAHVAVLQRSQAKVDALKAHFGDKIIAIAGDVASYEDNVRAVNATIERFGKLDCFIGNAGIWDHYADIVNTSGEQLEKAFDEIMGINTKSLILGAKAALDALIASEGSIIFTLSNSALYSAGGGPVYTASKHAGVGVMKELAYELAPKVRVNAVAPSGMNVNIKGAASLGQENLGLLDARDPEKIARGMPLNFLPEPEDMTGSYVLLASRANNRPLTGVLINAECGLGIRGLRQPRAGFFDE from the coding sequence ATGGGTTGGCTACAAGGCGAAGTTGCACTGATTACCGGTGGTGGTTCAGGTTTAGGCTGGGCGTTGGTTGAGCGTTTTTTAGAAGAAGGCGCACATGTTGCTGTTCTTCAGCGTTCACAAGCCAAAGTTGATGCATTGAAAGCACATTTTGGTGACAAGATCATTGCGATCGCCGGTGATGTTGCCAGCTATGAAGATAATGTCCGTGCTGTTAATGCGACCATTGAACGTTTTGGTAAGCTAGATTGTTTTATTGGTAATGCTGGTATTTGGGATCATTATGCCGATATCGTCAATACTTCGGGTGAACAACTGGAAAAAGCATTTGATGAAATTATGGGCATTAATACCAAGTCTTTAATTTTAGGTGCTAAAGCAGCACTTGATGCATTAATAGCTTCTGAAGGTTCTATCATATTTACTTTGTCTAATTCTGCATTGTACTCAGCAGGCGGAGGCCCTGTATATACAGCATCTAAGCATGCTGGTGTGGGTGTTATGAAAGAATTGGCATATGAGCTTGCACCTAAAGTACGAGTGAATGCTGTTGCACCATCAGGTATGAATGTCAATATCAAGGGTGCTGCATCTTTAGGTCAAGAAAATCTTGGTTTACTGGATGCACGTGATCCAGAGAAGATTGCACGTGGCATGCCACTCAATTTCTTACCAGAACCTGAAGACATGACTGGTTCATATGTCTTATTGGCGTCTCGTGCCAATAACCGTCCATTGACTGGTGTTCTGATCAATGCAGAATGCGGTCTAGGTATTCGCGGTTTACGCCAGCCGCGTGCAGGATTTTTTGACGAGTAA
- the hcaC gene encoding 3-phenylpropionate/cinnamic acid dioxygenase ferredoxin subunit, which yields MNKIFVCQVDELDEGEALKVDCGINGIEALAVFNNAGEFFAMNDRCSHGNASMSEGYLEDDGTVECPLHSARFCLKTGQALCLPATDPIQTFPVVIEDGALFVEMAGA from the coding sequence ATGAATAAAATTTTTGTTTGCCAAGTTGATGAATTAGATGAAGGCGAAGCATTAAAAGTAGATTGTGGTATCAATGGTATTGAAGCTCTAGCAGTATTTAATAATGCTGGTGAATTCTTTGCGATGAATGATCGTTGCTCACATGGTAATGCCTCAATGTCTGAAGGTTATTTAGAAGATGATGGTACTGTGGAATGCCCATTACATTCTGCTCGATTTTGTTTAAAAACTGGTCAGGCTTTATGCTTGCCAGCAACTGATCCAATTCAAACATTCCCAGTAGTGATTGAAGATGGTGCATTATTTGTAGAAATGGCAGGAGCATAA